In Nicotiana tabacum cultivar K326 chromosome 17, ASM71507v2, whole genome shotgun sequence, one DNA window encodes the following:
- the LOC107819138 gene encoding serine carboxypeptidase-like 31, whose protein sequence is MMFSQYSLLLIISLFILEPLEVVGRSHQLSNNKKSDSSLGSQDLVVTDLPGQPSVNFRHYAGHVTVNENNGRALFYWFYECSIAPEDKPLVLWLNGGPGCSSVGYGATQEIGPFLVDSDGFGLTLNPYSWNKEANLLFLESPIGVGFSYSNTSGDYHNLGDDFTANDTYTFLHNWFLKFPSYRKRAFYVAGESYAGKYVPELAEVIVDKNKDSSLFIDLRGILLGNPETCDAEDWKGLVDYAWSHAVISDETHKTISDSCDFNSDDTWSNQTCSQAVDEVLKQYKEIDIYSLYTSVCIRDTASSQQQTQVIFDSKSKMMPRIMGGYDPCLDDYTASYYNRPDVQKALHVHHLKNWSICNMSIFGNWSDSKESVLPIYHKLIDAGLKIWVYSGDTDGRVPVLSTRYSLSALGLPITRKWRPWYHQKQVGGWVQEYKGLTFATFRGAGHAVPTFKPSESLAFFTSFLNGQSLPFQRI, encoded by the exons ATGATGTTTTCCCAATATTCTCTGCTTcttattatttccttatttattttagagCCATTAGAAGTTGTTGGACGTTCTCATCAATTGTCCAATAACAAGAAGTCTGATTCTTCATTGGGCAGTCAGGATCTTGTTGTCACTGATTTGCCAGGACAACCTAGTGTAAACTTCAGACATTATGCTGGGCATGTGACAGTAAATGAGAACAATGGAAGAGCACTCTTCTACTGGTTCTATGAATGCTCAATTGCACCTGAGGACAAACCTTTAGTGCTTTGGCTTAATGGAG GACCGGGATGCTCTTCGGTGGGATATGGAGCAACTCAAGAGATAGGGCCTTTTCTTGTGGACTCTGATGGTTTTGGCCTAACACTTAATCCTTATTCATGGAACAAAG AAGCAAACTTGTTGTTCTTAGAATCTCCAATTGGTGTTGGCTTTTCATACTCAAATACCAGTGGTGATTATCATAACCTTGGAGATGATTTCACAG CTAACGACACATACACTTTTCTGCACAATTGGTTTCTCAAGTTCCCTTCATATAGAAAACGGGCCTTTTATGTCGCTGGAGAGAGTTATGCAG GAAAATATGTTCCTGAGTTGGCTGAAGTCATTGTTGACAAGAATAAAGACTCTTCCCTTTTCATTGATCTAAGAGGAATCCtg CTTGGTAATCCTGAAACCTGTGATGCAGAGGACTGGAAGGGTCTGGTGGATTATGCTTGGAGCCACGCTGTCATAtctgatgaaactcacaaaacTATTTCAGATTCCTGTGATTTTAACAGTGATGACACGTGGAGCAATCAGACTTGTAGTCAGGCTGTGGATGAAGTGCTTAAACAGTACAAGGAGATTGATATCTACAGCCTTTACACTTCAGTCTGCATAAGAGATACTGCTAGTTCACAACAGCAAACTCAAGTCATATTCGATAGCAAGTCCAAGATG ATGCCGAGGATAATGGGAGGATATGACCCCTGTCTTGATGATTATACTGCATCTTATTACAACAGACCTGATGTTCAAAAGGCTCTCCACGTTCACCATCTCAAGAACTGGAGCATCTGCAA TATGTCGATCTTCGGTAATTGGTCAGACTCAAAGGAATCAgttcttcctatatatcacaaaCTCATTGATGCTGGACTTAAAATTTGGGTCTACAG CGGAGACACTGATGGAAGAGTTCCTGTATTATCAACAAGATACAGCTTAAGCGCCCTAGGTTTGCCCATTACAAGAAAATGGAGACCTTGGTACCATCAGAaacag GTTGGTGGATGGGTTCAAGAATACAAGGGCTTAACATTTGCAACATTTAGAGGAGCAGGACATGCCGTTCCAACTTTCAAACCTAGTGAATCACTTGCATTCTTCACTTCATTCCTTAATGGACAATCTCTTCCTTTCCAGCGAATCTAA